One Methylobacterium oryzae DNA window includes the following coding sequences:
- a CDS encoding amino acid--[acyl-carrier-protein] ligase, translating to MESISSPPGDVVLEDEPAGGPTFLDRLFDHGLLVRTGVDGLYGRSGGFESVVDALDRMITRLGAAEEAEVLRFPPAMSRPAFERSGYLKGFPNLAGTVHSFCGDARGHAEILACLEAGTDWTGQQEATDIVLTPAACYPVYPVAAARGALPAEGRLFDLQSYCFRREPSLEPTRMQLFRMREYVRMGSPEQVLAFREAWLERGTAMIRALGLPLAIDAANDPFFGRAGRMLANNQRAQGLKFELNVPVNSVDKPTACLSFNYHQDHFGSTWELRQADGEVAHTACVGFGLERITLALLRHHGLDLAAWPAAVRAELWG from the coding sequence ATGGAATCGATCTCCTCTCCCCCCGGCGACGTCGTGCTCGAGGACGAGCCGGCCGGCGGTCCCACCTTCCTCGACCGCCTGTTCGACCACGGCCTGCTCGTCCGAACCGGCGTCGACGGCCTCTACGGCCGCAGCGGCGGATTCGAGAGCGTCGTCGACGCCCTCGACCGGATGATCACGCGACTCGGAGCCGCCGAGGAGGCCGAAGTGCTGCGCTTCCCGCCGGCCATGAGCCGCCCGGCCTTCGAGCGCAGCGGCTACCTGAAGGGCTTCCCGAACCTCGCCGGCACCGTACACAGCTTCTGCGGCGACGCGCGCGGCCACGCCGAGATCCTCGCCTGCCTCGAAGCCGGGACCGACTGGACCGGGCAGCAGGAGGCCACCGACATCGTGCTGACGCCCGCGGCCTGCTACCCGGTCTACCCGGTCGCCGCCGCGCGGGGCGCGCTGCCGGCCGAAGGCCGCCTGTTCGACCTGCAATCCTACTGCTTCCGGCGCGAGCCCTCGCTCGAGCCGACCCGGATGCAGCTGTTCCGGATGCGCGAATACGTGCGCATGGGCAGCCCCGAGCAGGTCCTGGCCTTCCGCGAAGCCTGGCTCGAGCGCGGCACGGCCATGATCCGCGCCCTCGGTCTCCCGCTCGCGATCGACGCGGCCAACGACCCGTTCTTCGGCCGCGCCGGCCGGATGCTCGCCAACAACCAGCGGGCGCAGGGACTGAAGTTCGAGCTGAACGTCCCGGTCAACAGCGTCGACAAGCCGACGGCCTGCCTCAGCTTCAACTATCACCAGGACCATTTCGGCAGCACCTGGGAGCTGCGCCAGGCCGACGGCGAGGTCGCCCACACGGCCTGCGTCGGTTTCGGCCTGGAGCGGATCACGCTGGCGCTCCTGCGCCACCACGGGCTCGATCTCGCCGCGTGGCCGGCCGCCGTGCGCGCCGAGCTGTGGGGCTGA
- a CDS encoding DUF1839 family protein produces the protein MTAALRLPEGLRAAGPYVPHPLHDSGRDWPETNCYVDLWIELLHGRGLVPEAMLGFTLRQDFEGDQFTFFKPPTGDIERLYGLEVLELAVYGGLENHAVIQAAAGRPVLVEVDAIYLPDTQGTTYGREHGKTTIGILALDPAAQELDYLHNAGRFRLAGKDYAGIFGPATLPPYAEFVKTVAPSLGAADLPAVARELLVRHRARAPRRNPVLAFRDTLAATAAELVVRPLSVFHAYAFNTTRQLGGNFEMLASHLTWLEDREADGFGPAAAAAADLSREAKAFQFQLARAFHRRSAEGLAPRLDRLAATYDRVFADLDRALDR, from the coding sequence GTGACCGCCGCGCTGCGCCTGCCGGAGGGTCTCAGAGCCGCGGGACCCTACGTCCCGCACCCGCTCCACGATTCCGGCCGCGACTGGCCGGAGACGAACTGCTACGTCGACCTCTGGATCGAGCTCCTGCACGGACGCGGCCTCGTGCCGGAGGCGATGCTGGGCTTCACCCTGCGGCAGGATTTCGAGGGCGACCAGTTCACCTTCTTCAAACCGCCGACCGGTGATATCGAGCGCCTCTACGGTCTGGAGGTGCTGGAACTCGCGGTCTACGGCGGCCTCGAGAACCACGCCGTGATCCAGGCCGCGGCCGGCCGGCCGGTGCTGGTCGAGGTCGACGCGATCTACCTGCCGGACACCCAGGGGACCACCTACGGACGCGAGCACGGCAAGACCACGATCGGGATCTTGGCCCTCGATCCGGCCGCGCAGGAGCTCGATTACCTGCACAATGCGGGTCGCTTCCGCCTCGCCGGGAAGGATTACGCCGGGATCTTCGGGCCGGCGACGCTGCCGCCCTACGCCGAGTTCGTGAAGACCGTCGCACCGTCGCTCGGCGCGGCGGATCTGCCGGCGGTCGCGCGCGAACTGCTCGTCCGGCATCGCGCCCGGGCGCCCCGGCGCAACCCCGTCCTGGCGTTCCGCGACACCCTCGCGGCGACGGCCGCGGAGCTGGTCGTCCGGCCGCTCAGCGTGTTCCACGCCTATGCCTTCAACACGACGCGCCAGCTTGGCGGCAACTTCGAGATGCTCGCCAGCCATCTCACGTGGCTCGAGGACCGGGAGGCCGACGGATTCGGGCCAGCCGCCGCGGCCGCCGCGGACCTGAGCCGCGAGGCCAAGGCCTTCCAGTTCCAGCTCGCCCGCGCGTTCCATCGCCGCTCGGCCGAGGGCCTGGCGCCGCGCCTCGACCGCCTCGCGGCGACCTACGACCGCGTCTTCGCGGATCTCGACCGCGCGCTGGACCGCTGA
- a CDS encoding glycosyltransferase, translating to MRVAIVHDWLYIVGGAERVLEQLLRIYPDADVFALFDFLPEADRARLGYTQAHTSFIQRMPFARTRHRNYLPLMPLAIEQFDLSAYDLVISSSYAVAKGVLTGPDQLHVSYIHSPMRYAWDMQHTYLRESGCDAGMKSVLARLILHRMRVWDFRTAAGPNAIVANSAFVARRIHKVYGRTAEVIHPPITLPIQQYDGPRGNHFLVASRLVPYKNVEAVIRAFALLPDLELVVAGTGPDAARLREIAGPNVSFSGFVPDAELRHLMATARAFIFAAEEDFGIIVVEATSEGTPVLALGRGGARETVQTRGPQRTGMFFDTPEPVAIAECVQRFLLQESHFTREACWAQAELFSAELFRSRFSTFVDDQMAMHRAACETRPRILPRLEAVG from the coding sequence ATGCGTGTCGCGATCGTTCACGACTGGTTGTACATCGTCGGTGGCGCCGAGCGTGTCCTCGAGCAGCTGCTGCGGATCTATCCGGACGCGGATGTCTTCGCGCTCTTCGACTTCCTGCCTGAAGCAGACCGGGCGCGGCTGGGCTACACCCAGGCGCATACGAGCTTCATCCAGCGCATGCCCTTCGCGCGGACGCGGCACCGCAACTACCTGCCGCTGATGCCGCTCGCGATCGAGCAGTTCGACCTGTCGGCCTACGATCTCGTCATCTCGAGCAGCTACGCGGTGGCGAAGGGCGTCCTCACCGGGCCCGACCAGCTCCACGTCTCCTACATCCACTCGCCCATGCGCTACGCCTGGGACATGCAGCACACCTACCTGCGGGAGAGCGGCTGCGACGCGGGCATGAAGAGCGTGCTCGCCCGGCTGATCCTGCACCGGATGCGCGTCTGGGATTTTCGCACGGCGGCCGGTCCCAACGCGATCGTGGCCAACTCCGCTTTCGTCGCCCGCCGCATCCACAAGGTCTACGGCCGCACCGCCGAGGTCATCCACCCGCCGATCACGCTGCCGATCCAGCAGTATGACGGGCCGCGCGGCAACCACTTCCTCGTGGCCAGCCGGCTCGTGCCGTACAAGAACGTCGAGGCGGTGATCCGCGCGTTCGCGCTGCTCCCCGACCTCGAACTCGTGGTGGCGGGCACCGGGCCCGATGCCGCGCGGCTGCGCGAGATCGCGGGGCCGAACGTGTCGTTCTCCGGCTTCGTGCCCGACGCGGAGCTGCGCCACCTCATGGCCACGGCCCGCGCCTTCATCTTCGCGGCCGAGGAGGATTTCGGGATCATCGTGGTCGAGGCCACGTCGGAGGGCACGCCGGTCCTCGCGTTGGGCCGCGGGGGCGCCCGCGAGACGGTCCAGACCCGCGGCCCGCAGCGCACCGGGATGTTCTTCGACACGCCCGAGCCCGTGGCGATCGCCGAGTGCGTCCAGCGCTTCCTGCTGCAGGAGAGCCACTTCACCCGCGAGGCCTGCTGGGCGCAGGCCGAGCTGTTCTCGGCCGAGCTGTTCCGCAGCCGGTTCTCGACCTTCGTCGACGACCAGATGGCGATGCACCGGGCCGCCTGCGAGACGCGCCCGCGGATCCTGCCGCGCCTCGAAGCCGTCGGCTGA
- a CDS encoding glycosyltransferase family 4 protein codes for MPRVLVNMPSQHAGRPSGVALVAFRVIAGLVARGTFAVVLRSPWRRDQLPASIRDRVEVVTVPRPRIMLLDVLRQCLAVPRLCRARAIDVVLNIDPYGAAFGGRVRVSVVHDLYFRTLPERVRSREALTTDPIFRLVLGNSARVIAVSDATRRDLEYHYPRLRGRTRTVPSAAMLDPSVACSVAEVPAGPYVLAVGNALYNKNFATLARAVVALGRPGIGIVHVGEDSDEAVAAAIGDAPIPLTRLSGIGDDRLAALYRGALCLCVPSFAEGFCLPVLEAQALDCPVICSDRSATPEIAGAGALTFDPADAAALTECLRRLLDEPNLRDTLIARGRDNVRRYDWAETARRYETLLLDALQDGAAARSAREVPHAHPAP; via the coding sequence ATGCCGCGCGTCCTCGTCAACATGCCGAGCCAGCATGCCGGTCGGCCGTCGGGCGTCGCGCTCGTCGCCTTCCGGGTGATCGCCGGCCTGGTCGCGCGCGGCACCTTCGCGGTGGTGCTCCGCTCCCCGTGGCGCCGCGACCAGCTGCCGGCGTCGATCCGCGACCGCGTCGAGGTCGTGACGGTGCCGCGGCCGCGGATCATGCTGCTCGACGTCCTGCGCCAGTGCCTCGCCGTCCCGCGGCTGTGCCGCGCCCGCGCCATCGACGTCGTGCTGAACATCGACCCGTACGGGGCGGCCTTCGGCGGCCGCGTCCGCGTCAGCGTGGTGCACGACCTGTATTTCCGCACGCTGCCCGAGCGCGTCCGCTCCCGCGAGGCCCTGACCACCGACCCGATCTTCCGCCTGGTCCTCGGCAACAGCGCCCGGGTAATCGCCGTCTCGGACGCGACACGGCGCGATCTGGAGTACCATTACCCGCGGCTCCGCGGCCGGACGCGCACCGTGCCGTCCGCGGCCATGCTGGACCCATCAGTGGCTTGTTCCGTCGCCGAAGTCCCGGCGGGGCCGTACGTGCTGGCCGTCGGCAACGCCCTCTACAACAAGAACTTCGCGACCCTTGCGCGCGCCGTGGTCGCGCTCGGGAGGCCGGGGATCGGGATCGTCCACGTCGGCGAGGATTCCGACGAGGCCGTCGCCGCCGCAATCGGCGACGCGCCGATCCCCCTGACCCGCCTGTCGGGCATCGGCGACGACAGGCTGGCGGCCCTCTATCGCGGCGCGCTGTGCCTGTGCGTCCCGTCCTTCGCCGAGGGATTCTGCCTGCCCGTTCTGGAGGCGCAGGCCCTTGACTGTCCCGTGATCTGCTCGGACCGCTCCGCGACGCCCGAGATCGCGGGAGCCGGCGCCCTCACCTTCGATCCCGCCGACGCGGCGGCGCTGACCGAGTGCCTGCGCCGCCTGCTGGACGAGCCCAATCTCAGGGACACGCTGATCGCCCGCGGCCGCGACAATGTCCGGCGCTACGACTGGGCCGAGACCGCCCGCCGCTACGAGACACTGCTGCTCGACGCGCTTCAAGACGGCGCGGCGGCGCGTTCCGCCCGGGAGGTGCCGCATGCGCATCCTGCACCTTAG
- a CDS encoding acyl-CoA dehydrogenase family protein: MSTLAARAERAAAVAAHHADAVDREGRFPEEAVAAMRSERLLGLQIPGQFGGEGAGLTQIAELCSTLGQACSAAAMVFAMHHIKVSSLVTHGIDSPWHGRLMERIAREQLLVASSTTEAGIGGDLRNSLCAVETTGEVFALGKDASVISYGAHADLILATARRHPDAATSDQVLVALMADQISLARTGDWDTLGMRGTCSDGFRLEARNVPVEQILPKPFAEIAAQSMLASSHLLWSSVWYGIATYAVDRARAFVQAEARRRPGQVPPTATRLGEVSSAHQAMRGTIVSALRRFEDAHGDADTIGSVGFCVMLNNLKITVSDMAVDIVRRALAIVGLAGYRNDTPFSLGRPLRDVLSAPLMIGNDRILANTAKLLLVQKGSGQLMSA, translated from the coding sequence ATGAGCACGCTCGCCGCGCGCGCCGAGCGGGCCGCGGCGGTGGCGGCGCACCACGCCGACGCCGTCGACCGCGAAGGCCGCTTTCCCGAGGAGGCCGTGGCCGCGATGAGGTCCGAGCGGCTACTCGGCCTCCAGATCCCGGGCCAGTTCGGCGGGGAGGGGGCGGGGCTGACGCAGATCGCCGAGCTGTGCAGCACGCTCGGGCAGGCCTGCAGCGCGGCCGCGATGGTCTTCGCGATGCACCACATCAAGGTCTCCAGCCTCGTGACCCACGGCATCGACAGCCCGTGGCACGGGCGCCTGATGGAGCGCATCGCGCGCGAGCAGCTGCTGGTCGCCTCCTCGACCACGGAGGCGGGCATCGGCGGGGACCTGCGCAACAGCCTCTGCGCCGTGGAGACGACCGGCGAGGTCTTCGCCCTCGGCAAGGACGCGTCGGTGATCTCCTACGGCGCCCACGCCGACCTGATTCTCGCCACAGCCCGGCGCCATCCGGACGCCGCGACGTCCGATCAGGTCCTCGTCGCGCTGATGGCCGACCAGATCTCCCTCGCGCGAACGGGCGACTGGGACACGCTCGGGATGCGCGGGACCTGCAGCGACGGCTTCCGCCTGGAGGCGCGGAATGTCCCGGTCGAGCAGATCCTCCCGAAGCCGTTCGCGGAGATCGCCGCCCAGTCGATGCTGGCCTCATCGCACCTCCTGTGGAGCAGCGTCTGGTACGGGATCGCGACCTACGCGGTCGACCGCGCCCGCGCCTTCGTGCAGGCCGAGGCGCGGCGCCGGCCCGGGCAGGTGCCGCCGACCGCGACGCGCCTCGGTGAGGTCTCCAGCGCGCATCAGGCCATGCGCGGCACCATCGTGTCGGCCCTGCGCCGCTTCGAGGACGCGCACGGCGACGCCGACACGATCGGCTCCGTCGGCTTCTGCGTGATGCTCAACAACCTGAAGATCACCGTCTCCGACATGGCGGTCGACATCGTCCGGCGGGCGCTCGCGATCGTCGGCCTCGCCGGCTACCGCAACGACACGCCCTTCAGCCTGGGCCGGCCGCTGCGCGACGTCCTCTCCGCGCCGCTGATGATCGGCAATGACCGCATCCTCGCCAACACCGCCAAGCTCCTGCTCGTGCAGAAGGGCAGCGGCCAGCTCATGAGCGCGTGA
- a CDS encoding acyltransferase family protein has translation MIYNLQILRAVASYLVFLTHFGLYIGPVLPRPDLLAFGASGVDVFFVLSGFIMFVSTSGRRESPGEFLLRRASRVVPVYWLVTLALALIALTGLKPIGIVEIRPDYVVQSLLFLPFSRGGFVEPLNSVGWTLNYEMFFYVVFAALLMVPRPAFRAFGAAAIFLALILLGLLPASNLYWAYYTKPILIEFAAGIGLGYAYLRLRAPAAGFPVRRVACAAVAAALVLILGGQIVADALGVSPELSGFARPLIWGSAAVLIVGAMLLLERGGIALKSRWLLSQGNASYSFYLVHNLLLHSAAKIAALVVAPGFARAALIFAIAFPAAVAAGELLFRYVETPVIAALRRRLDRRPSPDPLPVPAAS, from the coding sequence ATGATCTACAACCTCCAAATCCTGCGCGCCGTCGCCTCGTACCTCGTCTTCCTCACGCATTTCGGCCTCTACATCGGCCCCGTGCTGCCGAGACCGGATCTGCTCGCCTTCGGCGCGAGCGGGGTCGACGTGTTCTTCGTGCTCTCCGGGTTCATCATGTTCGTGAGCACGAGCGGGCGCCGCGAGAGCCCGGGCGAGTTCCTGCTCCGCCGCGCGTCGCGCGTTGTCCCGGTCTACTGGCTCGTCACGCTCGCCCTGGCGCTCATCGCGCTGACGGGCCTGAAGCCCATCGGGATCGTGGAGATCCGGCCAGATTACGTCGTCCAGTCCCTGCTGTTCCTGCCGTTCTCCCGCGGCGGCTTCGTCGAGCCGCTCAACTCCGTGGGCTGGACACTCAATTACGAGATGTTCTTCTACGTGGTCTTCGCGGCGCTGCTCATGGTGCCGAGACCCGCCTTCCGGGCGTTCGGTGCGGCCGCGATCTTCCTGGCGCTGATCCTGCTCGGATTGCTGCCCGCGTCGAATCTCTACTGGGCGTACTACACGAAGCCGATCCTGATCGAGTTCGCCGCCGGCATCGGGCTGGGATACGCCTACCTGCGGCTCCGGGCGCCGGCCGCGGGCTTCCCGGTCCGGCGCGTGGCGTGCGCGGCCGTCGCGGCCGCTCTTGTGCTCATCCTCGGCGGCCAGATCGTGGCCGACGCGCTCGGCGTCAGCCCCGAGCTGTCCGGCTTCGCGCGCCCGCTGATCTGGGGGTCAGCGGCCGTCCTGATCGTCGGTGCGATGCTGCTGCTGGAGCGGGGCGGCATCGCCCTGAAGTCGCGCTGGCTGCTGTCGCAGGGCAATGCCAGCTATTCCTTCTACCTGGTCCACAACCTGCTGCTGCACAGCGCCGCCAAGATCGCGGCGCTCGTCGTCGCGCCCGGCTTCGCGCGCGCCGCCCTGATCTTCGCGATCGCGTTCCCGGCGGCGGTCGCCGCCGGCGAGTTGCTGTTCCGGTATGTCGAGACGCCGGTGATCGCGGCCCTGCGGCGCCGGCTCGACCGGCGGCCCTCGCCCGATCCCCTGCCCGTTCCGGCCGCTTCGTAG
- a CDS encoding acyl carrier protein, with product MAQDIREILGANEAFAGKADQLSEDDSLFDLGLDSFGSVQLMLGLEERFSIEFPDELLNRKSFSSIRAIREAVSTLIQQEAA from the coding sequence ATCGCTCAAGACATCCGTGAGATTCTCGGGGCGAACGAAGCCTTCGCCGGGAAGGCCGACCAGCTCTCCGAGGATGACAGCCTGTTCGATCTCGGGCTGGACTCGTTCGGTTCCGTCCAGCTGATGCTGGGCCTCGAGGAGCGCTTCAGCATCGAGTTCCCCGACGAGCTCCTGAACCGCAAGTCGTTCTCGTCGATCCGCGCGATCCGCGAGGCCGTCTCCACCCTCATCCAGCAGGAAGCCGCATGA
- a CDS encoding GumC family protein: protein MSFLTVDLADRTPVRALAQEPARGGPLAAALARIWHRRYLFAAVFATVLGLAVTALLMIQRQYVASGSVIVAEAEPGANNASMAWIQKIGDPADIESQILVIRSPRLLRLAIDDNLVAAVLAECRYAATGGHPDRISEKKDAACTKLTTDRNALVDYLQKRYTVLSSGRSRIITIGYKSPLPETAQTMANGLINAFLDDQREAQASSRKAAADWLHTEISQLDASIRADETRIQTFRRRKGLLKGSLAPISAERLTSISQQLAAAETAKADAAARLSEIEAKGARGADSAPAVLASPTIVSLKQQLSGVSAQLANQSTLLGANHPVIRALETEQASLRARIEQEIGNVAKGLRKSYEASNALAKSLRAQLETAKTDAAAAMDDEASIEGMVRNAEIKRTRYADLVKRAGELETERRILTGSTRLVSLAELPQEPFSPKAVPFLAGGIVLAGVLAAAAALLRDYTDRRVRTSAQLMAGTGAPVFAQLPSLEPAGLVGRFSERQRELDLAEALARARVDPVMQNVLRNLHAHLVLAGACKSRVILVTSAKPREGKSFTAFALAGIGAASGRRVLVVECDLRRPNFEASLGLGRGPGLGGVLRGEIDPADVVVQAGRFDVIPAGTPTADSTELLMGDRMADFLKWSRRYDLVLLDTPPTSLLMDAAMLARHVDGVLCCARYGRSQLSDTVETVANLRRAGGHVLGIAMTMVRPGIQSTYDVMPLPDPRTAASAR from the coding sequence ATGTCCTTCCTGACTGTCGATCTGGCCGACCGGACGCCGGTTCGCGCCCTCGCCCAGGAGCCGGCGCGCGGCGGTCCGCTGGCCGCGGCCCTCGCCCGGATCTGGCATCGCCGCTACCTGTTCGCGGCGGTGTTCGCCACCGTCCTCGGCCTCGCCGTGACCGCCCTGCTGATGATCCAGCGGCAATACGTGGCGAGCGGCTCGGTCATCGTGGCCGAGGCGGAACCGGGCGCCAATAACGCCTCGATGGCCTGGATCCAGAAGATCGGCGACCCGGCCGACATCGAGAGCCAGATCCTGGTGATCCGCTCGCCGCGGCTCCTGCGCCTCGCGATCGACGACAACCTGGTCGCCGCGGTGCTGGCCGAGTGCCGCTACGCGGCCACAGGGGGGCATCCCGACCGGATCAGCGAGAAGAAGGACGCCGCCTGCACGAAGCTCACGACCGACCGCAACGCGCTCGTCGACTACCTGCAGAAGCGCTACACGGTCCTGAGCTCCGGTCGCTCGCGCATCATCACCATCGGCTACAAGTCGCCGCTGCCCGAGACGGCGCAGACGATGGCCAACGGCCTGATCAACGCCTTCTTGGATGACCAGCGCGAGGCGCAGGCCTCGAGCCGCAAGGCGGCGGCCGACTGGCTGCACACCGAGATCAGCCAGCTGGACGCCTCGATCCGGGCCGACGAGACCCGCATCCAGACCTTCCGGCGCCGCAAGGGCCTGCTGAAGGGCTCGCTCGCCCCGATCAGCGCGGAGCGGCTCACCAGCATCAGCCAGCAGCTCGCCGCGGCCGAGACCGCCAAGGCGGACGCGGCCGCGCGGCTCTCCGAGATCGAGGCCAAGGGTGCCCGCGGCGCCGACAGCGCCCCGGCCGTCCTGGCAAGCCCGACCATCGTCTCGCTGAAGCAGCAGCTCAGCGGCGTCAGCGCGCAGCTCGCCAACCAGAGCACCCTGCTGGGCGCGAACCACCCGGTGATCCGGGCGCTCGAGACCGAGCAGGCGAGCCTGCGCGCTCGGATCGAGCAGGAGATCGGCAACGTCGCCAAGGGCCTGCGCAAGTCCTACGAGGCTTCGAACGCCCTGGCCAAGTCGCTGCGCGCCCAGCTCGAGACGGCGAAGACCGACGCCGCCGCCGCCATGGACGACGAGGCGTCGATCGAGGGCATGGTGCGCAACGCCGAGATCAAGCGCACCCGCTACGCCGATCTGGTCAAGCGGGCGGGCGAGCTGGAGACCGAGCGGCGCATACTCACCGGCAGCACGCGGCTCGTCAGCCTCGCCGAGCTGCCGCAGGAGCCGTTCTCGCCCAAGGCCGTGCCGTTCCTGGCGGGCGGCATCGTGCTGGCGGGCGTGCTCGCGGCCGCCGCCGCGCTGCTGCGCGACTACACCGACCGGCGCGTGCGCACCTCGGCGCAGCTCATGGCCGGCACCGGCGCCCCGGTCTTCGCGCAGCTGCCGAGCCTGGAGCCCGCCGGCCTCGTCGGCCGCTTCTCCGAGCGGCAGCGCGAGCTCGACCTCGCGGAGGCCCTGGCGCGGGCGCGGGTCGACCCGGTGATGCAGAACGTCCTGCGCAACCTGCACGCCCATCTCGTGCTGGCGGGCGCCTGCAAGTCCCGCGTCATCCTGGTGACTTCGGCGAAGCCGCGGGAGGGCAAGTCGTTCACGGCCTTCGCGCTGGCCGGCATCGGCGCCGCGAGCGGCCGCCGGGTGCTGGTGGTCGAGTGCGACCTGCGGCGGCCGAACTTCGAGGCCTCCCTAGGACTCGGCCGCGGCCCCGGCCTCGGCGGCGTGCTCCGCGGCGAGATCGACCCGGCCGACGTGGTGGTCCAGGCCGGACGCTTCGACGTCATCCCCGCGGGAACGCCGACGGCCGACTCGACCGAGCTCCTGATGGGCGACCGGATGGCCGACTTCCTCAAGTGGAGCCGCCGCTACGACCTCGTCCTCTTGGACACCCCGCCGACCAGCCTCCTGATGGATGCGGCGATGCTGGCCCGCCACGTCGACGGCGTGCTCTGCTGCGCCCGCTACGGGCGCTCGCAGCTCTCCGATACGGTCGAGACCGTGGCGAACCTGCGCCGCGCCGGCGGACACGTCCTCGGGATCGCCATGACGATGGTCCGCCCGGGCATCCAGTCGACCTACGACGTGATGCCGCTGCCCGATCCCCGCACGGCCGCGAGCGCGCGATGA
- a CDS encoding glycosyltransferase has protein sequence MTEVLPADALAKRGLLDRAQAARSVVAARPRVLFVSHTGTMSGAELVLRDAVRPWAGSSAFLFEDGALTAALRDAGLEIRLARRQSALAGLRRDVSPLSALPVLGQLGALALEIARSARSCDVVYANSQKAFLLSSLAARAAGRPLIWHLHDILDGAHFGRAQRILQIRLANLCAARVIVPSEAAARAFVQAGGRRSLIRVVPNGLDVDPAPCSAAVLRAELGLPDGPLVGVFSRLAPWKGQDVLIEALATLSGLRCVVVGAPLFGEDAYAAHLRDLAARRGLSDRVLFLGQRDDVPRLMQAVDAVVHPSVDPEPFGRTLVEAMLVGVPVIATDAGASTEILDGGAAGTLVPPRRSDRLAAALSALFADPDAFRARAALARERALSRYGAESMQRDLADIILQVAGRA, from the coding sequence ATGACCGAAGTGCTCCCCGCCGACGCGCTCGCGAAGCGCGGCCTCCTGGACCGGGCGCAGGCCGCGCGGTCCGTCGTCGCCGCGCGGCCGCGGGTCCTGTTCGTGAGCCATACCGGAACGATGTCCGGTGCCGAGCTGGTGCTCCGCGACGCAGTCCGGCCTTGGGCGGGCTCCAGCGCCTTCCTGTTCGAGGACGGCGCGCTGACCGCGGCCCTCCGCGACGCGGGTCTGGAGATCCGTCTCGCGCGTCGCCAGTCCGCCCTGGCGGGCCTCCGGCGGGACGTGTCACCGCTGAGCGCGCTCCCGGTCCTGGGCCAGCTCGGCGCCCTGGCGCTGGAGATCGCCCGATCGGCCCGGTCCTGCGACGTGGTCTACGCCAACTCGCAGAAGGCCTTCCTGCTCTCGTCTCTGGCCGCGCGCGCCGCCGGGCGCCCCCTGATCTGGCACCTCCACGACATCCTCGACGGGGCGCATTTCGGCCGGGCGCAGCGCATCCTGCAGATCCGGCTCGCCAATCTCTGCGCCGCCCGGGTGATCGTTCCCTCCGAGGCCGCCGCGCGGGCCTTCGTCCAGGCCGGCGGGCGCCGGTCGCTGATCCGCGTCGTGCCGAACGGCCTCGACGTCGATCCGGCACCCTGCTCCGCCGCCGTTCTGCGCGCGGAACTCGGCCTGCCGGACGGCCCCCTCGTCGGCGTCTTCAGCCGCCTCGCGCCCTGGAAGGGGCAGGACGTTCTGATCGAGGCGCTGGCGACCCTGTCCGGCCTCCGCTGCGTCGTGGTCGGGGCGCCGCTATTCGGCGAGGATGCCTACGCGGCGCACCTGCGCGACCTCGCGGCGCGGCGCGGCCTCTCGGACCGGGTGCTGTTCCTCGGACAGCGCGACGACGTCCCCCGGCTGATGCAGGCGGTCGACGCGGTCGTGCACCCCTCGGTCGATCCCGAACCGTTCGGCCGCACCCTGGTCGAGGCGATGCTGGTCGGCGTGCCGGTGATCGCCACCGACGCCGGCGCGTCCACTGAGATCCTCGACGGCGGCGCGGCCGGGACGCTGGTGCCGCCGCGTCGGTCGGATCGCCTCGCGGCGGCCCTGTCGGCGCTGTTCGCCGATCCCGACGCCTTCAGGGCGCGCGCCGCGCTCGCGCGCGAGCGGGCGCTGTCCCGCTACGGCGCGGAGAGCATGCAGCGCGATCTCGCCGACATCATCCTCCAGGTCGCCGGCCGGGCCTGA